From the genome of Colwellia psychrerythraea 34H, one region includes:
- a CDS encoding DUF1254 domain-containing protein produces MKHLLPFATVILALGIVGCQKVETTAPEKIKQDTQTKQQVSVTPERPSDAELNAVKVYHHMKYMEATAKLAGGTNKLLHTKKLPTEGSDAVVTPALDHLYSKGVIDLSNGPVTIEYPEVDEGRYYSIHVTDQEHYTIFDKIHPVGKFTFVRKGKNMEVPEGATVIESPGDYPHLFIRVQVKTPEDLVNALSIQEKITLTANSSKTLIVDNPIKHTLATHDVYSQNKELMVSSVNFTHQDYLRVSEYLGVVAPNMGPTGNIGLFGPIDSNEPNSDDYLFRAVGIIGHLGLPLEHAYYGPYFTNCENQLLMGDKTEVFTLPYEPEGVELFWSVTRYSALTRNTLPGKNDLINAYNTKPDANGNISITFSADSPNDGTYWMPVNSGEPYYFVVRYYKPDVNNLPEKPCS; encoded by the coding sequence ATGAAACATCTTCTTCCGTTTGCCACCGTTATATTGGCACTTGGTATCGTTGGTTGTCAGAAAGTAGAAACAACGGCACCTGAAAAAATAAAACAGGATACACAAACAAAACAGCAGGTTTCAGTAACCCCTGAAAGACCATCTGATGCAGAGCTAAATGCAGTCAAGGTTTATCACCATATGAAATATATGGAAGCCACGGCTAAACTCGCGGGCGGTACTAATAAATTATTACATACTAAGAAATTACCTACTGAAGGCTCTGATGCTGTTGTGACTCCTGCGCTTGATCATTTATATAGCAAGGGTGTTATTGATCTTAGTAATGGTCCTGTGACAATTGAATACCCTGAAGTAGACGAAGGACGCTATTACTCGATACATGTTACCGACCAAGAACATTACACCATTTTTGACAAGATTCATCCCGTGGGTAAATTCACTTTTGTTCGTAAAGGTAAGAATATGGAAGTACCAGAAGGAGCAACGGTGATTGAAAGCCCTGGTGATTACCCACATCTTTTCATTCGGGTGCAAGTAAAAACGCCTGAAGATTTAGTGAATGCGTTATCGATCCAAGAAAAAATCACACTGACGGCAAATAGTAGTAAAACCTTGATTGTTGATAACCCGATAAAACATACGCTAGCGACCCATGATGTATATTCTCAAAACAAAGAACTAATGGTCTCATCAGTAAACTTCACTCATCAAGATTATCTCAGAGTAAGTGAGTATTTGGGGGTTGTAGCACCTAATATGGGTCCAACTGGCAATATAGGTTTGTTCGGACCAATTGATAGCAATGAGCCAAATAGTGATGATTATTTATTTCGAGCGGTTGGAATTATTGGTCATTTAGGTCTGCCTCTTGAGCATGCTTACTACGGCCCCTACTTTACCAACTGTGAAAATCAGTTGTTGATGGGTGATAAAACAGAAGTATTCACTTTGCCTTACGAGCCAGAAGGGGTTGAGCTATTTTGGTCAGTCACCCGATATAGTGCGTTGACAAGAAATACGCTACCTGGCAAAAATGATCTGATTAATGCCTATAATACTAAGCCAGATGCCAATGGTAATATTAGTATTACCTTCAGTGCAGATAGCCCTAATGATGGCACATACTGGATGCCAGTAAACTCAGGCGAACCCTATTATTTTGTAGTAAGGTATTATAAGCCAGATGTAAATAACCTGCCGGAAAAACCTTGTAGCTAG
- a CDS encoding DUF1254 domain-containing protein, which translates to MIKTHYAKLALSAFAVSILASCANLGMTGVADGNNSEQTYLGQINYQDQTITKASAKKLNREIDLQRASQLTLWAMPMVGMYQSYNSTIALFDLQEGDAPIIGLHEGYDGVYPFLTANVTTPYTISLVDLSETGPYVVNIPAGSIFGVANNAWQEPIKEIGSGNKETLLFVGPGQEYPKDFDGEVIQSDTNQILYFYRVLGVGAEAEKLKTAVTAYKLSDVANPPQVKFVIYKPKASDADVTIATQPRGMAYWEVVNQYIQNEPMADRDRFFYAWLKDLGIEKGKAFNPTPYQKEILLEGVNTGMAMAQSLAFNKTKKKFSSSLYGSDSGWEGVLAGMDPKIDLDTYSMINERTAYTYEAVTTSAGMIVENPGHGSAYIGSYYDADGNALMGGKNYTLHIEPNPPAANFWSITVYDIKNRLIIRNEIKRSDLSSRSESLVMNSDGSVDLYFGPEAPEGKEGNWIQSNDGESYFMYLRLYGPEQEYFDQTYPMNKIDKTK; encoded by the coding sequence ATGATAAAAACACATTATGCGAAACTGGCACTATCAGCCTTTGCCGTAAGCATCTTAGCTAGTTGCGCTAATCTCGGTATGACTGGTGTCGCAGATGGAAATAATAGTGAACAAACGTATTTAGGTCAGATTAATTATCAAGACCAAACTATCACCAAAGCTTCTGCAAAAAAATTAAATCGAGAAATTGATCTACAGCGTGCTTCTCAACTTACGCTGTGGGCCATGCCAATGGTGGGTATGTATCAATCCTACAATAGCACTATAGCTCTGTTTGATTTGCAAGAGGGCGATGCCCCTATAATAGGGCTACATGAAGGGTATGATGGTGTTTATCCATTTCTTACTGCAAATGTTACGACTCCATACACTATTTCGTTAGTCGATTTATCTGAGACAGGTCCCTATGTTGTTAATATTCCAGCAGGTAGCATTTTTGGTGTCGCGAATAATGCATGGCAGGAGCCAATTAAAGAGATTGGATCAGGAAACAAAGAGACGCTTCTTTTTGTTGGACCGGGACAAGAATACCCTAAAGATTTTGATGGTGAAGTGATCCAAAGTGATACGAACCAGATCTTATATTTTTACCGTGTGTTAGGTGTAGGTGCTGAGGCAGAAAAATTAAAAACTGCGGTCACCGCTTATAAACTGTCGGATGTGGCTAACCCTCCTCAAGTAAAATTTGTGATTTATAAACCCAAAGCATCAGATGCTGACGTAACAATCGCGACTCAGCCAAGAGGGATGGCTTATTGGGAAGTCGTTAATCAGTATATTCAAAATGAGCCAATGGCAGATCGTGATCGCTTCTTTTATGCATGGTTAAAAGATTTAGGTATTGAAAAAGGCAAAGCCTTTAACCCAACACCTTATCAAAAAGAGATACTACTTGAAGGTGTCAATACGGGTATGGCAATGGCGCAATCTCTAGCGTTTAATAAAACCAAAAAGAAGTTTTCCTCATCATTGTATGGGAGTGACTCGGGTTGGGAAGGTGTGCTTGCAGGCATGGACCCTAAAATCGATTTAGATACCTACTCAATGATTAATGAACGCACGGCTTATACGTATGAAGCCGTAACGACTTCGGCTGGCATGATTGTAGAGAATCCAGGCCACGGCTCAGCTTACATCGGATCGTATTATGATGCTGATGGCAATGCACTCATGGGAGGTAAAAACTACACGCTTCACATTGAGCCTAACCCGCCAGCGGCGAACTTTTGGTCGATCACTGTGTATGACATCAAGAATCGCTTAATTATTCGCAATGAGATAAAACGCTCAGATCTTTCTTCACGCTCGGAGTCGTTAGTAATGAACAGTGATGGTTCTGTCGATTTGTATTTTGGACCAGAAGCGCCAGAAGGAAAAGAAGGCAACTGGATACAGTCTAATGATGGTGAGTCATACTTTATGTATTTGCGTTTGTATGGTCCAGAGCAAGAGTATTTTGATCAAACTTACCCAATGAACAAAATTGACAAAACAAAGTAA
- a CDS encoding DUF3427 domain-containing protein — translation MNTTGIYEQLITQLVEQNLDRESFHVGERLLEAGEAATWLSRFLTRLIEIAMDSVPSGDSRIHDQIGLANTIVQWLSKHIKDDQLISENLLDSQGKILTALFDKSNPIAADLPKYVESIMPITGLTQSELFCGSNVGVSLETEIKREIQSSDKIYWLVSFIKWTGIRIFKKELESFTRSGRQLKIITTSYMGATDAKAVEFLASLPNTEVKLSYNTNRERLHAKSYLFMRNTGFDTGYIGSSNLSHSALTSGLEWNLKITSQEIPHIIKKSLSTFDTYWESPDFEYFDGEIESREKLSNALQEARGSFNPSTPSFYFDIKPHSHQQTILEKLQVERDLHNRYRNLVVAATGTGKTIISAFDFSRFYNANPEAKFLFIAHREEILKQALGAYRGVLKNSTFGELWVGNNKPSKYQHLFASIQSVNAQIETLALSEDYFDYIVIDEVHHISASSYRAVLKHFSPQILLGLTATPERHDGSDILCDFCNVIAAEIRLPEAINQRHLSPFQYFAIDDDTDLTKISWSKGRYDIAELTHLYTYNDQRVLRILQSLSEVITDIPHMRALAFCVSKEHAKFMAKKFTLHNIACGVLTSDNSKDREVLQQQLRSKQINVLFVVDIFNEGVDIPELDTLLFLRPTESLTIFLQQLGRGLRLTENKECCTILDFVGNSRPEYDFSSKFRALVGKTNQAIAKEVKQGFPHLPLGCRIELQEKTQAMILRNISQATLNKNKLISLIISFQHDTKLPLTLTNFLHLNDSITLEDIYKIKIGPFGGWSILVAASKNKEIAPENKALYAAYYRAINNRLLNCSSISYLRFIKALCDNNFSISSMCDTNTNKTPQNHQQQFALMCHYDFWDKTGKSLGFNDVATGLLALRNTTLRSELAEVISMLIERLEVSEFTMPKVNNLLVDSSPLNMHVRYPKEHILVAFGDSTFVKKSSSREGVLNIANANTELLFVTLNKCEKQFSATTMYHDYAISPTLFHWQTQNSARPNSGRGLGYITQKENKKTFLLFVREQGKDENGRTMGFVNFGPVDFVKYEGSQPMNITWKLKHPMPAYLWHETAKLAVG, via the coding sequence ATGAACACTACCGGTATCTATGAGCAACTAATAACGCAATTAGTTGAACAAAACTTAGACCGTGAATCCTTTCATGTTGGTGAACGCTTATTAGAAGCAGGTGAAGCGGCAACCTGGTTATCTCGTTTCTTAACCCGACTCATTGAAATTGCTATGGACTCAGTACCAAGTGGTGACTCTAGAATTCATGATCAAATAGGTCTAGCTAATACCATTGTTCAATGGCTTAGTAAGCACATTAAAGATGATCAATTAATCAGTGAAAATCTACTCGATAGCCAAGGTAAAATCCTTACTGCGCTGTTTGATAAGTCGAACCCTATTGCGGCTGATTTACCCAAGTATGTTGAATCGATAATGCCAATAACCGGGCTAACGCAGAGTGAATTATTCTGTGGTAGTAACGTTGGCGTGTCGCTAGAAACTGAGATAAAAAGAGAGATCCAATCTTCTGATAAAATCTATTGGCTCGTTTCATTTATAAAGTGGACAGGCATTCGAATATTCAAAAAGGAGTTAGAGTCTTTTACTCGCAGCGGTAGGCAATTAAAAATAATTACCACTTCTTACATGGGTGCTACCGATGCCAAAGCCGTAGAGTTTTTAGCATCACTGCCCAACACTGAAGTAAAGCTTAGTTACAATACGAACCGTGAAAGATTACACGCAAAATCTTACCTATTCATGCGAAATACTGGCTTTGACACTGGTTATATTGGATCTTCTAATTTATCTCATTCAGCCTTAACCAGTGGTTTAGAGTGGAACCTAAAAATCACCTCGCAAGAAATTCCACACATTATTAAAAAATCACTCAGTACCTTTGATACCTACTGGGAATCTCCTGACTTTGAATATTTTGATGGTGAAATTGAAAGCCGTGAAAAACTAAGTAACGCACTGCAAGAAGCAAGAGGCAGCTTTAATCCCTCAACACCGAGTTTCTATTTTGATATCAAGCCTCACTCTCATCAGCAAACCATATTAGAAAAGTTACAGGTTGAGCGTGATCTACATAACCGATATCGAAATTTAGTCGTTGCAGCAACAGGAACAGGTAAAACCATTATTTCTGCCTTTGATTTTTCTCGTTTCTATAATGCAAACCCCGAAGCAAAGTTTTTGTTCATTGCTCACCGAGAAGAAATACTAAAACAAGCATTGGGTGCCTATCGTGGTGTATTAAAAAATAGTACATTTGGCGAGTTGTGGGTTGGTAATAACAAACCTAGCAAGTATCAACACCTATTCGCTTCGATTCAAAGTGTAAACGCTCAAATTGAAACCTTAGCGCTAAGTGAAGATTACTTTGATTATATTGTTATTGACGAAGTACATCATATTTCAGCAAGCAGCTACCGCGCTGTATTAAAGCACTTTAGCCCACAAATATTATTAGGCTTAACGGCAACACCCGAACGCCATGATGGCAGCGATATTCTCTGTGACTTTTGCAATGTTATTGCCGCCGAAATTCGATTACCAGAGGCGATAAATCAACGTCACCTTTCGCCCTTTCAGTACTTTGCCATAGATGATGATACCGACTTAACTAAAATATCATGGTCTAAAGGCCGTTATGATATTGCCGAATTAACACACCTCTATACGTATAACGATCAACGAGTATTACGTATTCTCCAAAGCCTTAGCGAGGTTATTACCGATATACCGCATATGCGCGCATTGGCGTTTTGCGTCAGTAAAGAACACGCAAAATTTATGGCTAAAAAGTTCACACTGCATAATATTGCTTGTGGCGTGTTAACCAGCGACAACAGTAAAGACCGTGAAGTCTTGCAACAACAGCTAAGATCAAAACAGATAAATGTATTGTTTGTCGTTGATATATTTAATGAAGGGGTCGATATCCCTGAATTAGACACCCTACTCTTTTTACGCCCTACCGAAAGCTTAACGATATTTCTTCAGCAATTAGGCCGTGGACTGCGATTAACAGAAAATAAAGAATGTTGTACTATTCTCGATTTTGTTGGTAATTCACGACCAGAGTATGACTTTTCTAGCAAGTTTAGAGCATTAGTAGGTAAAACCAACCAGGCGATAGCGAAAGAAGTGAAACAAGGCTTCCCTCACCTACCCTTGGGTTGTCGCATTGAGTTACAAGAAAAAACGCAAGCAATGATCTTAAGAAACATTAGCCAAGCGACATTAAACAAAAATAAGTTAATTAGCCTAATAATCAGCTTCCAGCATGATACAAAATTACCATTAACGCTGACTAACTTTTTACATCTTAACGATAGCATTACCCTAGAAGATATTTACAAGATTAAAATCGGACCATTTGGAGGATGGTCTATATTAGTTGCTGCAAGCAAGAACAAAGAAATAGCGCCAGAGAATAAAGCCCTTTATGCGGCATATTATCGAGCCATTAATAACCGCTTACTTAATTGCTCATCAATCTCCTATTTGCGTTTTATTAAAGCCCTTTGCGATAACAACTTTTCCATATCGTCAATGTGCGATACCAACACGAATAAAACCCCACAGAATCATCAGCAACAGTTTGCATTGATGTGTCACTATGACTTTTGGGACAAAACAGGTAAGTCACTTGGCTTTAATGACGTGGCGACAGGCTTATTAGCACTGAGAAATACAACACTGCGTTCGGAATTAGCCGAGGTTATTTCAATGCTAATTGAACGCCTTGAAGTGAGCGAATTTACTATGCCGAAAGTTAACAATTTGTTAGTCGATTCATCGCCACTTAACATGCATGTTCGCTATCCAAAAGAACATATTCTGGTCGCTTTTGGTGATAGTACCTTTGTTAAAAAATCATCGAGTCGTGAAGGTGTTTTAAATATTGCTAACGCAAATACTGAATTGTTGTTTGTAACGTTGAACAAATGTGAAAAGCAATTTTCAGCCACCACCATGTACCACGATTATGCCATTAGCCCGACCTTGTTTCATTGGCAAACGCAAAACAGCGCGAGGCCAAATTCAGGAAGAGGTTTAGGTTACATTACGCAGAAAGAAAATAAGAAAACATTCCTGCTATTTGTGCGTGAACAAGGCAAAGATGAAAACGGCAGAACTATGGGTTTTGTTAACTTTGGCCCTGTCGATTTTGTCAAATATGAAGGCAGTCAGCCAATGAATATCACATGGAAACTTAAACATCCCATGCCAGCATATTTGTGGCATGAGACGGCTAAGTTGGCGGTAGGCTGA
- a CDS encoding IS1182-like element ISCps6 family transposase — protein MSHHIKGQGRNQITLFPEALDDFVTKENHVRVVDAFVDELDLHALGFNRVIANNTGRPGYHPAALLKLYIYGYLNRIQSSRRLEKGSHRNVELMWLLERLQPDFKTIADFRKDNGKAITKVCRHFIELCRQMNMFTDAVVAIDGSKFKAVNSKHNNYTPNKVKDHIRRMETHIENYLSRLETADGNDKVDAVQTSAAEKIAWMKQRVAELKELAVQVEAHPDKQLSTVDPDARLLKTQGMNRQVCYNVQSSVDTKHHLIVTHEVTNTNDRGKLADLTRLTQQALAQKNITVLADKGYYSGRDIKATQDMGASALVPKGDTSGAKKKGIFNRSLFKYDKDRDLYVCPAGNELPHKRNVEEGGMKLKVYVDHIACRNCDIRAKCTQSKREPRKIRRWIHEGEMEEMLTRLKNAPDTVLIRKQTVEHPFGTIKMWMGATHFLTKQLKNVSTEMSLHVLAYNLKRMMSIVGSESLIEAIRA, from the coding sequence ATGTCCCACCATATTAAAGGCCAAGGTCGAAACCAAATAACCCTATTTCCTGAAGCATTGGACGATTTTGTCACCAAAGAAAATCACGTTCGTGTTGTTGATGCCTTTGTTGATGAGCTTGATTTACACGCTTTAGGATTCAACCGTGTTATCGCCAACAACACAGGCCGTCCAGGTTATCATCCTGCCGCGTTGCTTAAGTTATACATTTATGGGTATTTGAACCGCATCCAGTCCTCCCGTCGTTTAGAAAAAGGATCACATCGTAATGTTGAGTTAATGTGGTTACTCGAGCGTTTACAGCCAGATTTCAAAACGATTGCAGACTTCAGGAAAGACAATGGTAAGGCTATCACTAAAGTTTGCCGTCACTTCATCGAGTTATGCCGTCAAATGAATATGTTCACCGATGCCGTCGTGGCTATCGATGGCAGTAAATTCAAAGCGGTTAACAGCAAGCACAACAATTACACGCCGAACAAAGTTAAAGATCATATTCGTCGTATGGAAACACATATTGAGAATTATTTGAGTCGGCTTGAAACCGCCGATGGCAATGATAAAGTTGATGCTGTTCAAACCTCTGCGGCTGAGAAAATCGCATGGATGAAACAACGCGTAGCTGAACTCAAGGAACTTGCTGTACAAGTGGAGGCGCATCCAGACAAACAACTTTCCACGGTTGACCCCGATGCTCGCTTACTTAAGACACAAGGCATGAACAGACAGGTTTGTTATAACGTTCAAAGCTCTGTTGATACGAAACATCATTTGATAGTGACGCACGAAGTCACCAATACCAATGACCGTGGCAAGCTGGCCGATTTGACACGATTAACGCAGCAAGCATTGGCGCAAAAAAACATTACAGTGTTGGCAGACAAAGGTTACTACAGCGGACGTGATATCAAAGCAACTCAAGATATGGGGGCCTCTGCGCTTGTGCCCAAAGGGGATACGTCAGGTGCTAAAAAGAAGGGGATCTTCAATCGGTCTTTATTCAAATATGACAAAGACCGAGACCTTTACGTCTGTCCTGCGGGGAATGAACTACCACATAAGCGAAATGTTGAAGAAGGCGGAATGAAACTCAAGGTCTATGTTGACCACATTGCTTGCAGAAACTGTGATATTCGCGCTAAATGTACTCAATCAAAACGCGAGCCACGAAAGATAAGGCGTTGGATACACGAAGGTGAAATGGAAGAAATGCTAACAAGATTGAAAAACGCACCTGACACGGTGCTCATTCGAAAACAAACTGTAGAACATCCTTTTGGCACCATTAAAATGTGGATGGGAGCAACTCACTTCCTTACCAAGCAACTGAAAAATGTCAGTACCGAGATGAGTCTTCATGTGCTCGCTTATAACCTCAAACGAATGATGTCGATTGTGGGCAGTGAAAGTCTAATCGAAGCAATAAGGGCGTAG